The following are from one region of the Oncorhynchus masou masou isolate Uvic2021 chromosome 24, UVic_Omas_1.1, whole genome shotgun sequence genome:
- the LOC135512488 gene encoding CDK2-associated and cullin domain-containing protein 1-like has translation MEDMEEESSGLNDDHNHNYCENRASGQVHYLRTELSNESQTLPIFPVLGTRDVAAQENHAKICSSSNSGSKFVDSDSNSVNSDTSETDSASPASIAGKLTLNSASKFLMNAMTEEDYRTTYWPNLEKAIDHLLIQNPMDHISISYEQIYSYVYKCVCQQHSELLYKDLMLKITTHLQQVSSDLQIVPPGNFIEHFNIAQTQYTDALQCIVPVFIYMNKFYIETKLNRHLREDLMKLFTDHVAEKHVNTLIPLLLEAHSMPFQVRPSTMASVVKGLYTLRPDWAHLAPALFSGFIPQINPPTVESQLSDYAAHDQKLQMELSLNGFPRGDQSRKRASEESA, from the exons ATGGAGGACATGGAAGAAGAAAGTTCTGGTCTAAATGACGACCACAACCATAACTACTGTGAAAACCGTGCCAGTGGACAAGTTCACTATCTCAGGACCGAACTGTCAAATGAATCCCAGACCCTACCAATTTTTCCGGTTCTGGGCACGCGAGATGTAGCGGCGCAGGAGAACCACGCAAAGATTTGTTCCAGTTCCAACAGTGGTTCAAAGTTCGTGGATTCAGACTCTAACAGCGTGAACAGTGACACCAGCGAGACTGACAGTGCATCGCCAGCTTCCATCGCAGGGAAACTGACCCTGAACTCCGCCTCAAAGTTTC TAATGAATGCAATGACCGAAGAGGACTATAGAACCACATACTGGCCGAACCTGGAGAAAGCCATTGACCACCTGCTGATACAAAACCCCATGGACCACATCTCCATTTCATATGAGCAGATATACAG TTATGTGTACAAGTGTGTTTGTCAACAGCACTCAGAGCTATTGTACAAAGACTTGATGCTGAAGATTACTACCCATCTTCAACAAGTCTCATCTGATTTACAA ATTGTTCCACCAGGGAATTTCATTGAGCATTTTAACATTGCTCAGACTCAGTACACAGATGCTCTTCAATGCATAGTTCCTGTATTCATCTACATG AATAAGTTCTACATTGAAACGAAGCTAAACCGACACCTGCGAGAAGATCTCATGAAGCTTTTTACTGATCATGTTGCAGAAAAACACGTGAACACGCTGATAC CTCTTCTCCTCGAAGCCCATTCCATGCCTTTTCAAGTCAGACCTTCAACAATGGCCAGTGTCGTGAAAGGCCTGTATACTCTTCGGCCAG ATTGGGCACATTTAGCCCCAGCTCTCTTCTCTGGATTCATTCCTCAAATCAACCCGCCGACAGTGGAATCCCAGCTCTCTGACTATGCTGCTCATGACCAGAAACTACAAATGGAGCTCTCTCTGAATGGCTTTCCCAG AGGTGACCAGTCTCGCAAGAGAGCTAGCGAGGAGTCTGCATAG